Proteins found in one Amycolatopsis aidingensis genomic segment:
- a CDS encoding amino acid deaminase/aldolase — MVFAFQGCLSYGTNVRAVSPRAYDLATKDLDPPLAIVDLNAFDANAEDLVRRAAGHPIRLVSKSVRCRHLLERALAKPGFTGLMCYSLAEALWLCGEGLSEDIVVAYPTADHAALRALAADERARNTVTIMVDSPEQLDLVDAAIGREHPEIRVCLELDASWRPLPGLHVGTRRSPVFRPRQAAALARTIGERPGFRLVGVMAYEGQIAGLPDTPAGAVRRAAVRWMQRRSAAELARRRAAAVRAVRAVADLEFVNGGGTGSVESTRADAAVTEIAAGSGLLGPALFDGYSRFRPRPAALFALPVVRVPGSGTATLFSGGYIASGPASGSRLPAPYLPEGLRLLGTEGAGEVQTPVTGKGARDLRVGDRVWLRHAKAGELAERFDEYHLVTGDQVERTVPTYRGEGKNFG, encoded by the coding sequence ATGGTATTCGCGTTTCAAGGGTGTTTGTCGTACGGTACGAATGTGCGAGCTGTGTCCCCGCGGGCCTACGACCTGGCCACGAAGGATCTCGATCCGCCACTGGCGATCGTGGACCTGAACGCGTTCGACGCGAACGCCGAGGACCTGGTGCGGCGCGCGGCCGGTCATCCGATCCGGCTGGTCAGCAAGTCGGTGCGCTGCCGCCACCTGCTGGAGCGGGCGCTCGCGAAGCCGGGCTTCACCGGCCTGATGTGCTACTCGCTGGCCGAGGCGCTGTGGCTGTGCGGGGAGGGGCTGAGCGAGGACATCGTGGTCGCGTACCCGACGGCCGACCACGCGGCGTTGCGCGCGCTGGCTGCCGATGAGCGGGCCAGGAACACCGTCACGATCATGGTCGACTCGCCGGAGCAGCTGGACCTGGTGGATGCCGCCATCGGCAGGGAGCACCCCGAGATCCGGGTCTGTCTCGAGCTGGACGCCTCCTGGCGGCCGCTGCCGGGGCTGCATGTGGGAACCCGGCGCTCGCCGGTGTTCCGCCCGCGGCAGGCGGCGGCACTGGCCAGGACGATCGGGGAGCGTCCCGGGTTCCGGCTGGTGGGAGTGATGGCATACGAGGGCCAGATCGCCGGGTTGCCGGACACGCCTGCCGGTGCGGTGCGGCGGGCGGCGGTGCGCTGGATGCAGCGGCGGTCGGCGGCCGAGCTGGCGCGGCGCCGCGCGGCGGCAGTGCGCGCGGTCCGCGCGGTGGCCGATCTGGAGTTCGTCAACGGCGGTGGAACCGGCAGCGTGGAGAGCACCCGCGCCGATGCCGCGGTGACCGAGATCGCCGCGGGCTCGGGGTTGCTGGGCCCGGCACTGTTCGACGGCTACAGCCGGTTCCGCCCGCGCCCCGCCGCGCTGTTCGCGCTGCCGGTGGTCCGGGTGCCGGGCAGCGGGACGGCCACCCTGTTCTCCGGCGGATACATCGCCTCCGGCCCGGCGAGCGGCTCGCGGCTGCCCGCGCCGTACCTTCCGGAAGGGCTGCGGCTGCTCGGCACCGAGGGCGCCGGGGAGGTGCAGACCCCGGTGACCGGCAAGGGCGCGCGTGACCTGCGGGTGGGTGACCGGGTGTGGCTGCGCCACGCGAAGGCGGGCGAGCTGGCCGAGCGGTTCGACGAGTACCACCTCGTCACCGGTGACCAGGTGGAACGCACCGTGCCCACCTACCGCGGCGAGGGCAAGAACTTCGGCTGA
- a CDS encoding HpcH/HpaI aldolase/citrate lyase family protein, whose translation MTPRRSVLYMPGANERALEKAKTLPADALILDLEDAVAPDAKESARERVCAAVASGEYGPRELTIRVNGLETEWHDADLRTAAKAGPAAVVVPKVNSAREVHNIERALELGGAPEHTRIWAMLETPVAMLHAEEIAAASDRLTVLVLGTNDLAKELHAEFVPGRAPLLGGLSLCLLAARATGKVILDGVYNDVRDLEGFEAECVQGRQFGFDGKTLIHPGQLEPCNRVFAPSEEEVERSRRIIAAFDEAQAAGQGVVTVDGRMIENLHVDNARRILALAEAIADRS comes from the coding sequence CTGACCCCGCGCCGGTCGGTGCTGTACATGCCGGGCGCGAACGAACGTGCGCTGGAGAAGGCAAAGACTCTGCCCGCCGACGCGCTGATCCTCGACCTCGAGGACGCGGTGGCCCCGGATGCCAAGGAGTCCGCGCGGGAACGGGTGTGCGCCGCCGTGGCCTCCGGCGAGTACGGGCCACGCGAGCTGACCATCCGGGTGAACGGCCTGGAAACCGAATGGCATGACGCCGACCTGCGCACCGCGGCCAAGGCGGGTCCGGCGGCCGTCGTGGTGCCCAAGGTGAACTCGGCCCGCGAGGTGCACAACATCGAGCGCGCCCTGGAACTCGGCGGCGCGCCCGAGCACACCAGGATCTGGGCCATGCTGGAGACCCCGGTGGCCATGCTGCACGCCGAGGAGATCGCCGCGGCGAGCGACCGGCTGACCGTGCTGGTGCTGGGCACCAACGACCTTGCGAAGGAACTGCATGCGGAGTTCGTCCCCGGCCGCGCGCCGCTGCTCGGCGGACTCTCGCTGTGCCTGCTCGCCGCACGGGCCACCGGCAAGGTGATCCTGGACGGGGTCTACAACGACGTGCGGGATCTCGAGGGTTTCGAGGCGGAATGCGTGCAGGGCAGGCAGTTCGGCTTCGACGGCAAGACGCTCATCCATCCGGGCCAGCTCGAACCGTGCAACCGCGTGTTCGCGCCGTCCGAGGAGGAGGTGGAGCGGTCCCGCCGGATCATCGCCGCCTTCGACGAGGCGCAGGCCGCCGGGCAGGGCGTGGTGACCGTGGACGGCCGGATGATCGAGAACCTGCACGTGGACAACGCCCGCCGGATCCTCGCCCTCGCCGAGGCCATCGCGGACCGCTCCTGA
- a CDS encoding MFS transporter, which yields MRSDAGDGTAGALAEPVTPVRAGWIALLFLANIGLWFALITPIQVLLPQQAALLDAAHKETVFGVVTGVGALVSALVNPLAGMASDRTASRFGRRHPWTVGGALTAMVGFVLLAGATDIVLMTFGWCVVQAGLNATLAALTAALPDRVPVRQRARVSGFVGITQIGGTLLGTIVVTTMVAGVGAGYLVCGGFVVLCALAFATRTPDAVLPARPAEPFTRSLRRIWVSPRRHPDFGYAWLGHFCTQVGNALGVMYLLFFLTDVVRLPDPEAGLRTAMVIYAVAVVFGAVLTGKLSDRTGRRKPYIYASVLLMSAAVGLLVCWQTWTATMIAAVTLGFGFGVYAAVGLALLTQVLPTASARAKDLGIVNIANSLPQVITPLVATVVLAYLGGYRGLYAVAAIVTLAAGVFISRVRSVS from the coding sequence ATGCGTAGCGACGCGGGGGACGGCACCGCGGGCGCGCTCGCCGAACCGGTGACCCCGGTCCGGGCCGGGTGGATCGCACTGCTGTTCCTCGCCAACATCGGGCTCTGGTTCGCCCTGATCACGCCGATCCAGGTGTTGTTGCCACAACAGGCCGCGCTGCTCGACGCCGCGCACAAGGAGACGGTGTTCGGGGTGGTCACCGGGGTCGGTGCGCTGGTCTCGGCCCTGGTCAACCCGCTCGCCGGGATGGCTTCGGACCGCACGGCCTCCCGCTTCGGCCGGCGGCACCCGTGGACCGTGGGCGGGGCGCTGACCGCCATGGTCGGCTTCGTCCTGCTGGCAGGCGCCACCGACATCGTGCTGATGACCTTCGGCTGGTGCGTGGTGCAGGCCGGGCTGAACGCCACCCTCGCCGCGCTCACCGCCGCCCTGCCGGACCGGGTTCCGGTACGGCAGCGCGCCAGGGTCTCCGGGTTCGTCGGAATCACCCAGATCGGCGGCACCCTGCTCGGCACCATCGTGGTCACCACCATGGTGGCCGGGGTCGGGGCCGGATACCTGGTGTGCGGCGGGTTCGTGGTGCTGTGCGCGCTCGCCTTCGCAACCCGCACCCCGGACGCCGTGCTGCCCGCCCGGCCCGCCGAGCCGTTCACCCGCTCCCTGCGCCGCATCTGGGTCTCGCCGCGCCGCCATCCCGACTTCGGCTACGCCTGGCTCGGGCATTTCTGCACCCAGGTCGGCAACGCGCTCGGCGTGATGTACCTGCTGTTCTTCCTCACCGATGTGGTGCGGCTGCCCGATCCCGAGGCCGGGCTGCGTACCGCGATGGTGATCTACGCGGTCGCCGTGGTCTTCGGCGCGGTGCTCACCGGCAAGCTGTCCGACCGCACCGGGCGGCGCAAGCCGTATATATACGCCTCGGTGCTGCTGATGAGTGCCGCCGTCGGGCTGCTGGTGTGCTGGCAGACCTGGACCGCGACGATGATCGCGGCGGTGACCCTCGGCTTCGGGTTCGGCGTGTACGCCGCGGTCGGGCTGGCGCTGCTGACCCAGGTGCTGCCCACCGCCTCCGCCAGGGCGAAGGACCTGGGAATCGTGAACATCGCGAACTCGCTGCCGCAGGTCATCACCCCGCTGGTGGCCACCGTCGTGCTGGCCTACCTCGGCGGCTACCGGGGCCTGTACGCGGTCGCGGCGATCGTCACCCTCGCCGCCGGGGTCTTCATCAGCCGGGTCCGCTCTGTTTCCTAG
- a CDS encoding NAD(P)H-binding protein translates to MRVVIAGGHGKIAQHLEKLLAAGGDHAVGIVRNPDHAADLRELSAEPAVLDLETATVDEVAEVLAGADAAVFAAGAGPGSGVARKETVDRAASALFADAAERAGVRRFLQVSAMGLGRADNPATEEVFAVYLRAKAAAEDDLRTRDLDWTILRPGRLTDEPGTGQVHLAEEVPPGEVSRQDVAEVLAGLLAEPIALRRTLELTGGNTPVSEALSRL, encoded by the coding sequence ATGCGAGTAGTGATCGCGGGTGGACACGGCAAGATCGCGCAGCACTTGGAGAAGCTGCTGGCCGCGGGCGGCGACCACGCGGTGGGCATCGTCCGCAATCCGGACCATGCCGCCGACCTGCGGGAGCTCAGCGCCGAACCGGCGGTACTGGATCTCGAGACGGCCACCGTGGACGAGGTCGCCGAGGTGCTGGCCGGTGCGGACGCCGCGGTGTTCGCGGCCGGAGCCGGCCCGGGCAGCGGCGTGGCGCGTAAGGAGACCGTGGACCGGGCCGCCTCCGCCCTGTTCGCCGATGCCGCCGAGCGCGCGGGTGTACGCCGGTTCCTGCAGGTCAGTGCGATGGGGCTGGGCCGGGCGGACAACCCGGCCACGGAGGAGGTGTTCGCTGTCTACCTGCGGGCCAAGGCCGCCGCCGAGGATGACCTGCGGACCAGGGACCTGGACTGGACGATCCTGCGTCCCGGCAGGTTGACCGACGAACCCGGCACCGGCCAGGTCCACCTGGCCGAGGAGGTGCCACCCGGTGAGGTGTCCAGACAGGACGTGGCCGAGGTACTGGCCGGGCTGCTGGCCGAACCGATCGCCCTGCGCCGCACGCTGGAGCTGACCGGAGGGAACACCCCGGTCAGCGAGGCCCTCAGCCGGCTGTGA
- a CDS encoding TetR/AcrR family transcriptional regulator: MSDRQAAKATSATQPEANPLRRQPVQQRSAQRVERMLDASAELIEELGYEALTTTLIAKRAGVAVGSLYQFFPDKRAVVQALTQRNLERFMAAVSERLDGVDHQHWWDIVDSLLDIYLQMHREVPGFSKVHFGDVVDQRLLDDRRDNNRVIADSLTGLLGTRLDLTPESIALPIAIAVETADGLLNLAFRRQAEGDPEVVAETKYLLKGYLASRLGD, translated from the coding sequence GTGTCCGACCGCCAGGCCGCGAAGGCAACCAGCGCGACCCAGCCCGAGGCAAATCCGTTGCGTCGTCAACCCGTGCAGCAACGTAGCGCGCAACGGGTGGAGCGCATGCTCGACGCCAGCGCCGAGTTGATCGAGGAACTGGGGTACGAGGCGCTCACCACCACCTTGATCGCCAAACGGGCGGGCGTGGCCGTCGGCTCGCTCTACCAGTTCTTCCCGGACAAACGGGCGGTGGTGCAGGCGCTCACCCAGCGGAACCTGGAGCGGTTCATGGCCGCGGTGAGTGAGCGGCTGGACGGGGTCGACCACCAGCACTGGTGGGACATTGTGGACTCGCTGCTGGACATCTACCTGCAGATGCACCGCGAGGTGCCCGGGTTCTCCAAGGTGCACTTCGGGGATGTGGTGGACCAGCGGTTGCTGGACGACCGGCGGGACAACAACCGGGTGATCGCCGACTCGCTGACCGGGCTGCTCGGCACCCGGCTGGACCTGACACCGGAGTCGATCGCGCTGCCGATCGCGATCGCCGTGGAGACCGCCGACGGCCTGCTCAACCTCGCCTTCCGCCGCCAAGCCGAGGGCGACCCCGAGGTGGTGGCCGAGACCAAGTACCTGCTCAAGGGCTACCTGGCCAGCAGGCTCGGCGACTGA
- a CDS encoding HpcH/HpaI aldolase/citrate lyase family protein — protein MRSPKDFFAPLAVGAPDPPRQIPVLPSRMIHFVDPGNEKMAAKVPDIAPQVDVLLGNLEDAVRADRKEAARTGLVRIAKSADLGRTQLWTRVNSLDSPWVLDDLITLVTEIGDKLDVIMVPKVEGAQDIHYVDRLLAQLEARAGLTRPLLVHAILETASGVANVEEIAGASPRMQGISLGPADLAASRRMKTTRVGGGHPGYLVRTDPVGAELTEGRTTYQQDLWHYTVARMVDACAMHGILPYYGPFGDIRDTVACEDQFRNAFLLGCVGAWSLHPAQIEIAKKVFSPAPEDVAWARKVIAAMGDGTGAVMIDGKMQDDASVKQCRVVAELADALAARDPELAEAYAAATEEALAE, from the coding sequence ATGCGCTCGCCGAAGGACTTCTTCGCGCCCCTCGCCGTAGGGGCGCCCGATCCGCCGCGGCAGATCCCCGTGCTGCCCTCCCGGATGATCCACTTCGTCGATCCTGGCAACGAGAAGATGGCGGCCAAGGTCCCCGATATCGCGCCGCAGGTCGACGTGCTGCTCGGAAATCTGGAGGACGCGGTCCGGGCGGACCGGAAGGAGGCGGCGCGCACCGGCCTGGTGCGGATCGCGAAATCGGCCGACCTCGGCCGGACCCAGCTGTGGACCAGAGTGAACAGCCTCGACTCGCCCTGGGTGCTGGACGACCTGATCACGCTGGTCACCGAGATCGGCGACAAGCTCGACGTGATCATGGTGCCCAAGGTGGAGGGCGCGCAGGACATCCACTACGTGGACCGGTTGCTCGCCCAGCTGGAGGCGCGGGCCGGGCTGACAAGGCCGCTGCTGGTGCACGCGATCCTGGAGACGGCGAGCGGCGTGGCCAATGTGGAGGAGATCGCCGGGGCGAGTCCGCGGATGCAGGGCATCTCACTGGGCCCGGCCGATCTCGCCGCCAGCCGCCGGATGAAGACCACCAGGGTCGGCGGGGGCCATCCCGGCTACCTGGTGCGCACCGACCCGGTCGGTGCGGAACTGACCGAGGGCCGCACCACCTACCAGCAGGACCTGTGGCACTACACCGTCGCGCGGATGGTGGATGCCTGCGCGATGCACGGGATCCTGCCGTACTACGGGCCGTTCGGGGACATCCGGGACACGGTGGCCTGCGAGGACCAGTTCCGCAACGCCTTCCTGCTCGGCTGCGTTGGCGCGTGGAGCCTGCACCCGGCGCAGATCGAGATCGCGAAGAAGGTGTTCTCCCCGGCGCCGGAGGACGTGGCCTGGGCCCGCAAGGTGATCGCCGCGATGGGCGATGGCACCGGCGCGGTGATGATCGACGGCAAGATGCAGGACGACGCCTCGGTAAAGCAGTGCCGGGTGGTCGCCGAGCTGGCCGACGCGCTGGCCGCGCGGGACCCGGAGCTGGCCGAGGCCTACGCCGCGGCGACCGAGGAGGCACTGGCCGAATGA
- a CDS encoding SDR family NAD(P)-dependent oxidoreductase, which produces MSYTGLFRLDGRRAVVLGAGSGIGRESARALAAHGAAVVCADRDLAGATETADLAGEHAEAYRLDLLDPAAVERAAAELRDLDIVVLTAAMNVRKRLLDYRREEFDRVVALNLGASFEVVRAFGARLVARGGGSIIAFSSIRASTVEPGQGVYAATKAGLVQLLRTAAAEFGPAGVRVNAIAPGVVETPLTEQIKADPDWYRAYANKSALGRWARPAELAGAVVYLASDAASFVTGAVLPVDGGWTAVDGRYDPPAG; this is translated from the coding sequence GTGAGCTACACCGGCTTGTTCCGGCTGGACGGCAGGCGCGCCGTGGTGCTGGGCGCGGGCAGCGGGATCGGCAGGGAGTCGGCGCGCGCACTGGCCGCGCATGGGGCGGCCGTGGTCTGCGCGGACCGGGACCTGGCGGGGGCCACCGAGACGGCCGACCTGGCCGGGGAACACGCCGAGGCCTACCGGCTGGACCTGCTGGATCCCGCCGCGGTCGAGCGGGCCGCCGCCGAGCTCAGGGACCTGGACATCGTGGTGCTCACCGCGGCGATGAACGTGCGCAAGCGTTTGCTGGACTACCGGCGGGAGGAGTTCGACCGGGTGGTCGCGCTGAACCTCGGGGCTTCCTTCGAGGTGGTACGGGCGTTCGGGGCGCGCCTGGTGGCCAGGGGCGGCGGCAGCATCATCGCCTTCTCCTCCATCCGGGCTAGCACCGTGGAGCCGGGGCAGGGGGTGTACGCGGCCACCAAGGCGGGGCTGGTGCAACTGCTGCGCACGGCGGCAGCCGAGTTCGGTCCGGCCGGGGTGCGGGTGAACGCCATCGCGCCCGGTGTCGTCGAGACCCCGCTGACCGAGCAGATCAAGGCCGATCCGGACTGGTACCGGGCCTACGCGAACAAGAGCGCGCTGGGCCGGTGGGCGCGGCCTGCCGAGCTGGCAGGCGCGGTGGTCTACCTGGCCTCGGACGCGGCCAGCTTCGTCACCGGCGCCGTGCTCCCGGTGGATGGCGGCTGGACGGCGGTGGACGGACGCTACGACCCGCCAGCAGGGTAG
- a CDS encoding amidase: protein MSDLIELNATELVEGYRGGTVSPVQVIEAAIARIEELEPTLCALYAFDPEGALAAARASARRWLAGSPLGPVDGVPCTLKENIATAGTPIPLGTAASELVPASADGPAAARLRESGAVLLGKTTMPDYGMLTSGLSSFHPLARNPWDTTRTPGGSSAGAAAAAAARYAPLHVGTDIGGSIRLPAGWCGLVGLKPSFGRVPVDPPYPGRVAGPMTRTAADAGLLMRVLSRPDSRDHLSLPPAELDFAADPAEVAGLRVGLHLDAGTGLAVAPEVAAAVRAAAIAFERAGAVVEPVEPFLTREMLDGLDLFWRTRFLADTAELPPQRWERILPYIADWVRGAEGASGVQVYRGFAQIDAISVAALRACAPFDVVLSPVCPVQPPPADWASPTNDPDAPFEHIAFTVPYNMSGQPSVTVNCGYTTGGQPIGLQLTGRRFDDPGLLRVAAAYERLRPAQHPWPL from the coding sequence GTGAGCGACCTGATCGAGCTGAACGCGACCGAACTGGTCGAGGGCTATCGCGGTGGGACGGTCTCCCCGGTGCAGGTCATCGAGGCGGCCATCGCCAGGATCGAGGAGCTGGAGCCGACCCTGTGCGCGTTGTACGCCTTCGATCCGGAGGGGGCGCTGGCTGCGGCACGGGCCTCGGCGCGGCGCTGGCTGGCAGGCAGCCCGCTCGGCCCGGTGGACGGGGTGCCGTGCACGCTCAAGGAGAACATCGCCACCGCGGGCACCCCGATCCCGCTCGGCACGGCCGCGAGCGAGCTGGTGCCGGCTTCCGCCGACGGCCCTGCCGCGGCGCGGCTGCGCGAGTCCGGCGCCGTGCTGCTCGGCAAGACCACCATGCCCGACTACGGGATGCTCACCTCGGGCCTTTCCAGTTTCCACCCGCTCGCCCGCAACCCCTGGGACACCACCCGCACCCCCGGCGGATCCAGTGCGGGCGCGGCGGCCGCGGCGGCGGCCCGGTACGCGCCACTGCACGTCGGTACCGATATCGGCGGCTCGATCCGGCTGCCTGCCGGCTGGTGCGGGCTGGTCGGGCTGAAGCCCAGCTTCGGCAGGGTGCCGGTGGACCCGCCCTACCCCGGCCGGGTAGCCGGCCCGATGACCAGGACCGCCGCCGACGCCGGGCTGCTGATGCGGGTGCTGTCCCGGCCCGATTCCAGGGACCACCTGAGCCTGCCGCCTGCCGAGCTGGATTTCGCCGCCGACCCTGCCGAGGTCGCCGGGCTGCGGGTGGGCCTGCACCTGGACGCCGGGACCGGGCTCGCCGTGGCACCGGAGGTGGCGGCCGCGGTCCGCGCGGCCGCCATCGCCTTTGAACGGGCGGGCGCCGTGGTCGAACCGGTCGAGCCCTTCCTCACCAGGGAGATGCTGGACGGGCTGGACCTGTTCTGGCGCACCCGGTTCCTCGCCGACACCGCCGAGCTGCCGCCGCAGCGGTGGGAGCGGATCCTGCCCTATATCGCCGACTGGGTGCGCGGGGCGGAGGGTGCCTCCGGGGTGCAGGTGTACCGCGGGTTCGCCCAGATCGACGCGATCAGCGTGGCCGCCCTGCGCGCCTGCGCCCCGTTCGACGTGGTGCTTTCCCCTGTGTGCCCGGTGCAGCCGCCACCAGCGGACTGGGCCTCGCCGACCAACGACCCGGACGCGCCCTTCGAGCACATCGCCTTCACCGTGCCGTACAACATGTCCGGCCAGCCCTCGGTGACGGTGAACTGCGGCTACACCACGGGCGGGCAGCCGATCGGGCTACAGCTCACCGGCCGCCGGTTCGACGATCCCGGCCTGCTCAGGGTGGCCGCCGCCTACGAACGGCTACGCCCCGCCCAGCACCCCTGGCCGCTCTGA
- a CDS encoding D-arabinono-1,4-lactone oxidase, translating to MAAWTNWAGTASATPQRVHKPRSVAEIARAVTDSAVEGRRVRAWGSGHSFSPVAVADCDALDLTQWAGIASADLETGLVTVRSGTTLRRLNAELDALGLAMTNLGDIDAQTIAGAVSTGTHGTGARFGGLATQIAALELVLADGTVVSCSADRRPELFAAARVGLGALGVISSVTLRCEPTFVLAATERPEPLDEVLEGFDTSAEAEDHFEFYWFPYGSRALVKRNNRRPPEAEREPLSGPRRFVDYTLTENLAFGALCRLGRTVPKLVRPLGRLSSSLLSTREYSDLSHRVFVTKRSVRFVESEFAIPRAAVHEVLAELRTLVPKLESPVAFPVEVRVAAADDIWLSTAYDRDTVYIAAHQFLGMPYREYFAAFASIVGAVGGRPHWGKMHDLDAATLRERYPRFDDFLRIRAEVDPQGVFGNPYIDRVLGPVTAG from the coding sequence ATGGCAGCTTGGACCAACTGGGCCGGGACCGCGTCCGCTACGCCGCAGCGGGTGCACAAACCACGCAGCGTCGCGGAGATCGCCAGGGCGGTCACCGACTCGGCCGTGGAGGGGCGCCGGGTCCGAGCATGGGGCAGCGGGCACTCCTTCTCCCCGGTGGCGGTCGCCGACTGCGACGCGCTGGACCTGACGCAGTGGGCGGGCATCGCCTCGGCCGATCTGGAGACCGGGCTGGTCACCGTGCGCTCGGGTACCACCTTGCGCAGGCTGAACGCCGAGCTCGACGCCCTCGGCCTGGCGATGACCAACCTCGGTGACATCGACGCGCAGACCATCGCCGGCGCGGTCTCCACCGGAACCCACGGCACCGGCGCCCGGTTCGGCGGGCTGGCCACCCAGATCGCCGCGCTGGAACTCGTCCTCGCCGACGGCACCGTGGTCAGCTGCTCGGCCGACCGCAGGCCCGAGCTGTTCGCCGCGGCCAGGGTGGGTCTCGGCGCGCTCGGCGTGATCAGCAGCGTGACCCTGCGCTGCGAGCCCACCTTCGTGCTCGCCGCCACCGAACGGCCCGAGCCGCTGGACGAGGTGCTCGAGGGATTCGACACCTCGGCCGAGGCCGAGGACCACTTCGAGTTCTACTGGTTCCCCTACGGCAGCAGGGCGCTGGTGAAGCGGAACAACCGCAGGCCGCCGGAGGCCGAGCGGGAACCGCTTTCCGGGCCACGCCGGTTCGTCGACTACACGCTGACCGAGAACCTCGCCTTCGGCGCGCTCTGCAGACTCGGCCGGACGGTGCCGAAACTGGTCCGGCCGCTGGGCAGGCTGTCCTCCTCCCTGCTGTCCACCCGGGAGTACTCCGACCTCTCGCACCGGGTGTTCGTCACCAAGCGTTCGGTGCGGTTCGTCGAGTCGGAGTTCGCGATCCCGCGTGCCGCCGTGCATGAGGTGCTTGCCGAGCTGCGCACGCTGGTGCCGAAGCTGGAGAGCCCGGTGGCCTTCCCGGTCGAGGTGCGGGTCGCCGCCGCGGACGACATCTGGCTGTCCACCGCCTACGACCGGGACACCGTGTACATCGCCGCGCACCAGTTCCTCGGCATGCCCTACCGCGAGTACTTCGCCGCCTTCGCCTCGATCGTGGGCGCGGTGGGCGGCAGGCCGCACTGGGGGAAGATGCACGACCTGGACGCGGCCACGTTGCGCGAACGCTACCCGCGGTTCGACGACTTCCTGCGTATACGCGCCGAAGTCGATCCGCAGGGCGTGTTCGGCAACCCCTACATCGACCGGGTACTCGGCCCGGTCACAGCCGGCTGA
- a CDS encoding GH1 family beta-glucosidase: MEKSRYPADFLWGVSTSAFQIEGATREGGRGRSIWDTFTATAGKVAGGEHAEVAADHYHRYPEDIALMTELGVDAYRMSFAWPRIQPDGTGRPNPDGLDFYDRLLDAVCATGISPVGTLYHWDTPQAIEDAGGWLARDTAARFAEYAAILGERFGDRVRMWIPLNEPMVMTVYGYAIGEYAPGKALLLDAVPTAHNQLLAHGLAVRALRAAGATSIGTANNHSPVWPASAAAADQAAADWLDALINRLFADPVLLGRYPGELLEHLPERYAADLPIIAEPLDFYGVNYYEPQAAAAPTPGNPLPFELRPVTGYPRTTNDSPIVPDGLRELLVGLRRRYAEALPPVYVTENGCSFADEVAADGGVHDAQRIEFLDQHLRALRAALAEGVDVRGYFVWSLLDNFEWSKGYAPRFGLVHVDYATQRRTPKDSFDWYRKLIRDA, translated from the coding sequence GTGGAAAAGTCGCGATATCCGGCGGATTTCCTGTGGGGAGTTTCCACCTCGGCCTTCCAGATCGAGGGGGCCACCCGGGAGGGCGGACGGGGCCGGTCCATTTGGGACACCTTCACCGCGACCGCGGGCAAGGTCGCAGGCGGGGAGCACGCGGAGGTGGCCGCGGACCACTACCACCGCTACCCCGAGGACATCGCGCTGATGACCGAACTGGGGGTGGACGCCTACCGGATGTCCTTCGCCTGGCCCCGGATCCAGCCGGACGGAACCGGCAGGCCGAACCCCGACGGGCTCGACTTCTACGATCGGCTGCTGGACGCGGTCTGCGCGACCGGGATCTCCCCGGTCGGCACGCTGTATCACTGGGACACGCCGCAGGCCATCGAGGACGCGGGCGGCTGGCTGGCCAGGGACACCGCCGCACGGTTCGCCGAGTACGCGGCCATCCTGGGCGAACGCTTCGGCGACCGGGTGCGGATGTGGATCCCGCTGAACGAGCCGATGGTGATGACCGTCTACGGCTACGCCATCGGCGAGTACGCACCCGGCAAGGCGCTGCTGCTGGATGCCGTGCCCACCGCGCACAACCAGCTACTCGCGCACGGGCTCGCGGTGCGCGCCCTGCGAGCCGCCGGGGCCACCAGCATCGGCACCGCCAACAACCACAGCCCGGTCTGGCCCGCGAGCGCGGCCGCGGCCGACCAGGCGGCGGCGGACTGGCTGGACGCCCTGATCAACCGGCTGTTCGCCGACCCCGTGCTGCTCGGCCGCTACCCCGGCGAACTGCTCGAACATCTGCCCGAGCGGTACGCCGCGGACCTGCCGATCATCGCCGAACCGCTGGATTTCTACGGCGTCAACTACTACGAGCCGCAGGCCGCCGCGGCCCCTACACCGGGCAATCCGCTGCCGTTCGAGCTGCGGCCGGTGACCGGGTACCCGCGGACCACCAACGATTCCCCGATCGTGCCGGACGGCCTGCGTGAGCTGCTGGTCGGCCTGCGCCGGCGTTACGCGGAGGCGCTGCCGCCGGTGTACGTCACCGAGAACGGCTGCAGCTTCGCCGACGAGGTCGCCGCGGACGGTGGCGTGCACGATGCGCAGCGCATCGAATTTCTCGATCAGCATCTCCGCGCGCTGCGGGCCGCACTGGCCGAGGGAGTGGACGTGCGGGGTTACTTCGTCTGGTCCCTGCTGGACAACTTCGAGTGGTCAAAGGGATACGCGCCCCGGTTCGGCCTGGTGCACGTCGACTACGCGACCCAGCGCCGTACCCCCAAGGACTCCTTCGACTGGTACCGGAAGCTGATCCGCGATGCGTAG